One part of the Pristiophorus japonicus isolate sPriJap1 chromosome 21, sPriJap1.hap1, whole genome shotgun sequence genome encodes these proteins:
- the atp5mc1 gene encoding ATP synthase F(0) complex subunit C1, mitochondrial produces MMYTCAKFVSCPAVVRSTSRTFLRPMSASVFSRPEIQNEQLLPAPRNALVQTVRRDLQTSVASRDIDTAAKFIGAGAATVGVAGSGAGIGTVFGSLIIGYARNPSLKQQLFSYAILGFALSEAMGLFCLMVAFLILFAM; encoded by the exons ATGATGTACACTTGTGCTAAGTTTGTCTCCTGTCCTGCTGTG GTTCGCAGCACTTCGAGGACATTCCTTCGGCCGATGTCGGCCTCTGTCTTTAGCAGGCCGGAGATTCAAAACGAACAA CTGCTCCCTGCGCCGAGGAATGCACTGGTGCAGACTGTACGGCGGGACCTCCAGACCAGCGTCGCCTCCAGGGACATCGACACTGCTGCGAAGTTCATTGGTGCTGGCGCTGCCACTGTGGGCGTGGCCGGATCGGGTGCTGGTATTGGGACGGTCTTCGGCAGCTTGATTATCGGCTACGCCAG GAACCCTTCCCTGAAACAGCAACTTTTCTCTTACGCAATCCTGGGATTCGCTCTTTCTGAGGCCATGGGCCTCTTCTGTCTGATGGTCGCCTTCCTGATCCTGTTTGCCATGTAA